One Oncorhynchus mykiss isolate Arlee unplaced genomic scaffold, USDA_OmykA_1.1 un_scaffold_121, whole genome shotgun sequence DNA segment encodes these proteins:
- the LOC110491260 gene encoding E3 ubiquitin/ISG15 ligase TRIM25 isoform X2, whose protein sequence is MAQQGVLLDQDQFCCSVCLNLLKEPVTTACGHSYCRSCIEGCWDQDDLKGVYSCPQCRHTFPTRPMLMKNNMLAEVVEKLKKTGLQAAPPPALCYAGPGDVACDFCTGTRKQKALMSCLVCLASYCETHLQPHYEFPALKKHKLVKATAQLQEKICSHHDKLLEVYCRTDQQCICYLCTMDDHKGHDTVSAAAERTEKQRQLGMSQQKVQQRFQEREKELKELQQAVESLKSYQSLSSISVSSDLPSIVVRPLQYFGDVSKTVSELREKLEDFLKGEWTKISTTVNIVDVVLPPEPKTREQLLQCKGVSNGRASLTTERKTSLVHLCIRSAMLISTVPGMLGAEMNSPDLVPPMELSF, encoded by the exons ATGGCTCAACAGGGAGTTCTGCTGGACCAGGAccagttctgttgttctgtctgtctgaatctACTGAAGGAGCCGGTCACTACTGCCTGTGGACACAGTTATTGTAGGAGCTGTATTGAGGGCTGCTGGGATCAGGATGATCTGAAAGGGGTCTATAGCTGTCCTCAGTGCAGACATACCTTCCCTACAAGGCCTATGCTGATGAAAAATAACATGTTGGCTGAGGTGGTTGAGAAACTGAAGAAGACAGGACTCCAGGCTGCTCCCCCTCCTGCTCTGTGCTAtgctggacctggagatgtggCGTGTGATTTCTGCACTGGgaccagaaagcagaaagccctcatgtcctgtctggtgtgtctggcctcttactgtgagactcacctcCAACCTCACTATGAATTTCCTGCATTGAAGAAGCACAAGCTGGTCAAAGCCACGGCACAACTACAGGAGAAGATCTGCTCTCATCATGacaaactgctggaggtttaCTGTCGTACCGATCAGCAGTGTATCTGTTATCTGTGTACAATGGATGACCATAAAGGCCATGATACAGTGtcagctgcagcagagaggactgAGAAACAG AGGCAGCTGGGGATGAGTCAGCAGAAGGTCCAGCAGagattccaggagagagagaaggagctgaaGGAGCTCCAACAGGCTGTGGAGTCTCTCAAG agttatcagtctctctccagtatcagtgtatcttcagacttacccagcatcgttgtccgtcctcttcagtactttggagatgtgagtaagactgtgtctgaactgagagagaaactagaagacttccttaaaggagaatggaccaagatctccactacag tgaataTAGTGGATGTTGTACTGCCTCCAGAGCCCAAGACCAGAGAACAGTTGTTACAAT GTAAAGGTGTGTCAAATGGAAGGGCAAGTCTCACCACTGAGAGGAAAACATCACTGGTCCACCTCTGCATCAGGTCAGCTATGTTGATCAGTACTGTCCCAGGGATGCTGGGAGCAGAGATGAACTCCCCTGACCTGGTACCACCTATGGAGTTGTCATTTTAA
- the LOC110491260 gene encoding tripartite motif-containing protein 16 isoform X3 gives MAQQGVLLDQDQFCCSVCLNLLKEPVTTACGHSYCRSCIEGCWDQDDLKGVYSCPQCRHTFPTRPMLMKNNMLAEVVEKLKKTGLQAAPPPALCYAGPGDVACDFCTGTRKQKALMSCLVCLASYCETHLQPHYEFPALKKHKLVKATAQLQEKICSHHDKLLEVYCRTDQQCICYLCTMDDHKGHDTVSAAAERTEKQRQLGMSQQKVQQRFQEREKELKELQQAVESLKRSAQSAVEDSDQIFTELIRSIERRSSEVKKLIRAQEKAQVSQAEGLLEQLKQEIAELRKRSTELEQLSHTEDHIHFLQSYQSLSSISVSSDLPSIVVRPLQYFGDVSKTVSELREKLEDFLKGEWTKISTTVNIVDVVLPPEPKTREQLLQYSCQLTMDPNTAGTLLSLSEGNRKVTNTGQVQPYPDHPDRFTNWYQVLCREGLSGRCYWEVEWSGDVVYTAVSYKDISRTGTDGGFGNNKSWSLKCSRGGYCFRHNNVVTKVSGPQSSRVGVYLDHKAGTLSFYSVSDTMTLLHRVQTTFTQPLYPGFCFNSIFYGTAIAELVKL, from the exons ATGGCTCAACAGGGAGTTCTGCTGGACCAGGAccagttctgttgttctgtctgtctgaatctACTGAAGGAGCCGGTCACTACTGCCTGTGGACACAGTTATTGTAGGAGCTGTATTGAGGGCTGCTGGGATCAGGATGATCTGAAAGGGGTCTATAGCTGTCCTCAGTGCAGACATACCTTCCCTACAAGGCCTATGCTGATGAAAAATAACATGTTGGCTGAGGTGGTTGAGAAACTGAAGAAGACAGGACTCCAGGCTGCTCCCCCTCCTGCTCTGTGCTAtgctggacctggagatgtggCGTGTGATTTCTGCACTGGgaccagaaagcagaaagccctcatgtcctgtctggtgtgtctggcctcttactgtgagactcacctcCAACCTCACTATGAATTTCCTGCATTGAAGAAGCACAAGCTGGTCAAAGCCACGGCACAACTACAGGAGAAGATCTGCTCTCATCATGacaaactgctggaggtttaCTGTCGTACCGATCAGCAGTGTATCTGTTATCTGTGTACAATGGATGACCATAAAGGCCATGATACAGTGtcagctgcagcagagaggactgAGAAACAG AGGCAGCTGGGGATGAGTCAGCAGAAGGTCCAGCAGagattccaggagagagagaaggagctgaaGGAGCTCCAACAGGCTGTGGAGTCTCTCAAG cgctctgcacagtcagcagtggaggacagtgatcagatctttactgagctgatccgctccattgagagaaggagctctgaggtgaagaagctgatcagagcccaagagaaggctcaagtgagtcaagctgaaggactcctggagcaactgaagcaggagatagctgagctgaggaagagaagcactgagctggagcagctctcacacacagaggatcacatCCATTTCCTCCAG agttatcagtctctctccagtatcagtgtatcttcagacttacccagcatcgttgtccgtcctcttcagtactttggagatgtgagtaagactgtgtctgaactgagagagaaactagaagacttccttaaaggagaatggaccaagatctccactacag tgaataTAGTGGATGTTGTACTGCCTCCAGAGCCCAAGACCAGAGAACAGTTGTTACAAT attcctgtcagctcacaatggacccaaacacagcaggcacactcctctctctgtctgaagggaacagaaaggtgacCAATACAGGCCAAGTCCAACCATATCctgaccatccagacagattCACCAACTGGTACCAGgttctgtgtagagagggtctgtctggacgctgttactgggaggtggagtggagtggtgatGTTGTTTATACAGCAGTCTCATATAAAGACATCAGCAGAACAGGGACAGATGGTGGATTTGGAAACAACAAGTCCTGGAGTTTAAAGTGCTCTAGAGGTGGTTATTGTTTCAGACACAATAATGTTGTGACTAAAGTATCAGGCCCTCAGTcctccagagtaggagtgtacctggatcacaaggcaggtactctgtccttctacagtgtctctgacacaatgaccctcctccacagagtccagaccacattcactcagcccctctatcctGGGTTTTGTTTCAATTCTATTTTCTATGGTACtgctatagctgagctggttaaactgtag
- the LOC110491260 gene encoding tripartite motif-containing protein 16 isoform X1 yields MAQQGVLLDQDQFCCSVCLNLLKEPVTTACGHSYCRSCIEGCWDQDDLKGVYSCPQCRHTFPTRPMLMKNNMLAEVVEKLKKTGLQAAPPPALCYAGPGDVACDFCTGTRKQKALMSCLVCLASYCETHLQPHYEFPALKKHKLVKATAQLQEKICSHHDKLLEVYCRTDQQCICYLCTMDDHKGHDTVSAAAERTEKQRQLGMSQQKVQQRFQEREKELKELQQAVESLKSYQSLSSISVSSDLPSIVVRPLQYFGDVSKTVSELREKLEDFLKGEWTKISTTVNIVDVVLPPEPKTREQLLQYSCQLTMDPNTAGTLLSLSEGNRKVTNTGQVQPYPDHPDRFTNWYQVLCREGLSGRCYWEVEWSGDVVYTAVSYKDISRTGTDGGFGNNKSWSLKCSRGGYCFRHNNVVTKVSGPQSSRVGVYLDHKAGTLSFYSVSDTMTLLHRVQTTFTQPLYPGFCFNSIFYGTAIAELVKL; encoded by the exons ATGGCTCAACAGGGAGTTCTGCTGGACCAGGAccagttctgttgttctgtctgtctgaatctACTGAAGGAGCCGGTCACTACTGCCTGTGGACACAGTTATTGTAGGAGCTGTATTGAGGGCTGCTGGGATCAGGATGATCTGAAAGGGGTCTATAGCTGTCCTCAGTGCAGACATACCTTCCCTACAAGGCCTATGCTGATGAAAAATAACATGTTGGCTGAGGTGGTTGAGAAACTGAAGAAGACAGGACTCCAGGCTGCTCCCCCTCCTGCTCTGTGCTAtgctggacctggagatgtggCGTGTGATTTCTGCACTGGgaccagaaagcagaaagccctcatgtcctgtctggtgtgtctggcctcttactgtgagactcacctcCAACCTCACTATGAATTTCCTGCATTGAAGAAGCACAAGCTGGTCAAAGCCACGGCACAACTACAGGAGAAGATCTGCTCTCATCATGacaaactgctggaggtttaCTGTCGTACCGATCAGCAGTGTATCTGTTATCTGTGTACAATGGATGACCATAAAGGCCATGATACAGTGtcagctgcagcagagaggactgAGAAACAG AGGCAGCTGGGGATGAGTCAGCAGAAGGTCCAGCAGagattccaggagagagagaaggagctgaaGGAGCTCCAACAGGCTGTGGAGTCTCTCAAG agttatcagtctctctccagtatcagtgtatcttcagacttacccagcatcgttgtccgtcctcttcagtactttggagatgtgagtaagactgtgtctgaactgagagagaaactagaagacttccttaaaggagaatggaccaagatctccactacag tgaataTAGTGGATGTTGTACTGCCTCCAGAGCCCAAGACCAGAGAACAGTTGTTACAAT attcctgtcagctcacaatggacccaaacacagcaggcacactcctctctctgtctgaagggaacagaaaggtgacCAATACAGGCCAAGTCCAACCATATCctgaccatccagacagattCACCAACTGGTACCAGgttctgtgtagagagggtctgtctggacgctgttactgggaggtggagtggagtggtgatGTTGTTTATACAGCAGTCTCATATAAAGACATCAGCAGAACAGGGACAGATGGTGGATTTGGAAACAACAAGTCCTGGAGTTTAAAGTGCTCTAGAGGTGGTTATTGTTTCAGACACAATAATGTTGTGACTAAAGTATCAGGCCCTCAGTcctccagagtaggagtgtacctggatcacaaggcaggtactctgtccttctacagtgtctctgacacaatgaccctcctccacagagtccagaccacattcactcagcccctctatcctGGGTTTTGTTTCAATTCTATTTTCTATGGTACtgctatagctgagctggttaaactgtag